The genome window CGGCAGGACAAGAGCGAGGATCATCGCGGTCGACACCACGATCACCATCACCTTGACCATCCGGTCGCGATTGCGAAACATGTGGTGACTCTAGGAAACCGCAGATCGAACCCCGCCGGGGCCGAACCGCCCGGCCACCCCCTTAGACTCGGTTCATGGATCTGATCGGTTTCGGCGCTCGACGGGCCCTAGGGGGCATTCGAGGAGGCGATCCGCGCTGGGCCGTCCTCGGGACGCTGGCGGTGGTGATCGGGCTGCTCCGCAGACTCAACCAGCCCAAGCGGAAGTTGATCTACTCACAGGACTTGAAGCCGGGGCAAGCCGTGAGTGTCCAGTTGGCCGGCTCGACGGGCAATCAGGAGAGTCGATAGACCTCGACGCGGGCCGAGCCCTTCTTGCCCCGGCGCCGTCCCACCAGGTAGATGACCAGCAACAGGGCGGCGACCCCCACCCCGGCGATCACGCCGACGTTCTTGGCCCCCTGGGCGGTGTCGTCGACGACACCCTGAATCTCCCGGAGCTTGTCTTCGAGATCGGAACGCTGCACGCTCATCGGGTGGCCCTCCACATCACGAGACCAGTCACCGCCAGCAACCCTAGGGAGGCCAGGATGTACCCCAGGCCGCTCCAGATCACTCCGTCGGGCATCGCCACCAGGATCAAACGCATCCCCGCCACGGCCAGGACAGCCCCCGCGAGGACGAACACGATCGACGCGGCGAGGCTGAGCGCGGCGAGGCGTCCGAGCGCCTTGGCGGCGCCAACGGTGTTCTCCCAGAGGTACTGCTTGGCGAGCGCGATGAACTCGCCGACCATGTCGGGAAGCTCACGAGGCGATGCCATCTAGTCGCTCCTTCCGAGGACCGCCCGTAGGAGAACGGTTTCTCGCTCCAGCACCATGATCTCTCGCTCGAGGCGCTCGCAGGCGTCCCCGGCCTCGAGGATGTCCTGCACCTCCGGCCACGAGATATCCAGGTAGGAGGCTACCTGATGCGAGGCGACCACCGGATCTGGCCCGATCGCGAGGTGGATGTCGCCACCGTGGCCCGACTCGGCCCGCGCCGCCATGTACCGGCGAAGCGACCTCTCAGCCGAGACGACCAGATCCTGACAAGGCGTCGGCTGCACCCGGTCGACCGGTTCGACGGCGGCCCGATCGCCGGTCCGGGCGATCGACACCAGGGTCTCCCCGATCACATCGATGGTCACCAAGTCATCGGCGTCGTCGGCGAGGCGCTCGATGCGAGCCCGGGTTCCAACCCGGCCGAGCGTGCCGTCGGGGTGGATGAGGACGACCGCCACCCGCTGTCCGACGCCCAAGCCCTCACACGTGGTTCGCACCGCATGCCGTGTGCCGGGAATCACCACTCGCCGGAACGGGACGAGCGGGAGGGACTCCACCGTCAATCCTCCTCTTCCAGCACCGCTCCGGCGGCCCGGAGAACGGCCAGCGCCTCGGCCGCTCCCTTCCAGCCCTTCGCCGCCGTCTTCATGTCCTCGAGGTCCTTGTACACGCTGAAGAAATGCTCGAACTCCCGCAACAGGTGAGGCGGCAGGCCATCGAGATCCCGCACCGCGCCCCACAGCGGGTCCCGGGCGGGGACCCCCAGAACCTTGTGGTCGGGCAGCCCTTGGTCCTCCATGAGGAAGAGCCCGATGGGACGGATCCGGATGCGGCACCCGGTGAACGTGGGCTCCGTGACGACGGCCATCGCATCCAATGGGTCCCCATCCTCGGCGACGGTGTCCGGGACGAACCCATAGTCGGCGGGGTAACGCGTGGCGGTGAAGAGCATTCGGTCGAGGTAGACGTGGCCGGTCGCCGGGTCGGTCTCGTACTTGTTGCGGCTGCCCCGAGGGATCTCGACGACCATGGTGACCAGCATCGTCGGAACGCTAACCGGGAATTGGTGATGCACGCCGATGGCTCGCCGGGGCCGCCGGAGGCCGGGGTGGTTATCGTCCTGCGCCATGGCTCGCGGTCCGGCTGACCCCCGACGCAACCTCTGGCCGCTCGTCGGCGGCCAGTCGATCTCGCTGTTCGGCGACTACCTGGCCTTCTTCTTTGCTCTCCCCATTTTCGTGCGCGACACGACGGGTTCGGCCACGCAACTCGGGCTGCTTGGGCTCTTCGAAACCGTGGCGGTGCTGGGGTTCGGTTTTCTCGCGGGGGTTCTGCTCGACCGGGTGCCAACCCGGCGGGCCTTGATCCTCGCCGACCTCGCCCGGATGATCGCTCTCGCATTGCTGGCGGTGGCGGTGGCGGCCGACGCCGGGGAGACATGGATGGCATTTGCGGTGGCGTTCATCGTCGGCTCGATGGGGACCATCTTCGACTCGGGACTCGAGACCTATATCCCGGTGGTCCTCGACGACGACCAGCTGGTCAAGGCGAACACCGCGCTGTCGATGGGGCGGAACCTCGCCCAGACGCTCGGGTTCGCAGTCGGGGGCGCGGTGATCGCGGTGACGGGTGGGGTGGCCGGCGCATTCGCGCTCGATGCGCTCTCGTACGGGATCTCGATCATCGCCATCCTTATGCTCCGGGAGGTGAGGCCGAGGGTCGTGTCCGACGCCGAGCCGGTCTGGGCGGCGCTGCGGTCGGGCCTCACCACCCTGTGGCGCCTTACTCCCGTCCGCTGGGCCACGGCGGCCGCGGCATTGGCC of Acidimicrobiia bacterium contains these proteins:
- a CDS encoding inorganic diphosphatase, giving the protein MLVTMVVEIPRGSRNKYETDPATGHVYLDRMLFTATRYPADYGFVPDTVAEDGDPLDAMAVVTEPTFTGCRIRIRPIGLFLMEDQGLPDHKVLGVPARDPLWGAVRDLDGLPPHLLREFEHFFSVYKDLEDMKTAAKGWKGAAEALAVLRAAGAVLEEED
- a CDS encoding MFS transporter, yielding MARGPADPRRNLWPLVGGQSISLFGDYLAFFFALPIFVRDTTGSATQLGLLGLFETVAVLGFGFLAGVLLDRVPTRRALILADLARMIALALLAVAVAADAGETWMAFAVAFIVGSMGTIFDSGLETYIPVVLDDDQLVKANTALSMGRNLAQTLGFAVGGAVIAVTGGVAGAFALDALSYGISIIAILMLREVRPRVVSDAEPVWAALRSGLTTLWRLTPVRWATAAAALANLAFAPLAAVMTLYAEQDLGIESDRALGLFFAGFSMIGLLGVSLAPRIAARVGLGRTVIVGGLVFGAGATGAGLAEGSWAVVPFGIAMAGVSINQVAFVTLRQRLTPPPLLGRVIAASRTIAWGGIPVGLMIGTPIGDLIGLRPLFIGSGILIAAVAALMTLGPLWRAEARLTG